One window of the Camelina sativa cultivar DH55 chromosome 1, Cs, whole genome shotgun sequence genome contains the following:
- the LOC104776080 gene encoding T-complex protein 1 subunit zeta 1, producing the protein MSVRVLNPNAEVLNKSAALHMTINAAKGLQDVLKSNLGPKGTIKMLVGGSGDIKLTKDGNTLLKEMQIQNPTAIMIARTAVAQDDISGDGTTCTVIFIGELMKQSERCIDEGMHPRVLVDGFEIAKRATLQFLDTFKTPVVMGDEPDNEILKMVARTTLRTKLYEGLADQLTDIVVNSVLCIRKPEEPIDLFMVEIMHMRHKFDVDTRLVEGLVLDHGSRHPDMKRRAENCHILTCNVSLEYEKSEINAGFFYSNAEQREAMVTAERRSVDERVQKIIELKNKVCAGNDNSFVIINQKGIDPPSLDLLAREGIIALRRAKRRNMERLVLACGGEAVNSVDDLTPESLGWAGLVYEHVLGEEKYTFVEQVKNPHSCTILIKGPNDHTIAQIKDAVRDGLRSVKNTLEDECVVLGAGAFEVAARQHLINEVKKTVQGRAQLGVEAFANALLVVPKTLAENAGLDTQDVIISLTSEHDKGNVVGLNLQDGEPIDPLLAGIFDNYSVKRQLINSGPVIASQLLLVDEVIRAGRNMRKPT; encoded by the exons ATGTCTGTGCGAGTTCTGAATCCTAATGCGGAGGTGCTCAACAAATCGGCCGCGCTTCATATGACCATCAACGCCGCTAAGGGTTTACAGGATGTACTCAAGTCCAATCTCGGTCCTAAGGGAACTATCAAGAT GCTTGTTGGTGGTTCCGGGGATATCAAGCTTACCAAGGATGGCAACACGCTTTTAAAAGAAATG CAAATTCAAAATCCAACTGCCATTATGATTGCGAGGACAGCTGTTGCACAGGATGACATAAGTGGTGATGGTACTACTTGCACTGTCATCTTCATTGGTGAGCTTATGAAACAGTCGGAGCGTTGCATCGATGAAG GAATGCATCCACGTGTCTTAGTTGATGGTTTCGAGATTGCTAAAAGAGCTACTCTCCAATTTCTCGACACTTTCAAGACCCCTGTGGTTATGGGTGATGAACCTGACAATGAGATCCTGAAAATGGTTGCCAGGACAACGTTAAGAACAAAG TTGTATGAAGGCTTAGCTGATCAACTGACTGATATTGTTGTTAATTCG GTTCTCTGCATTCGGAAGCCTGAAGAACCTATTGATCTGTTTATGGTTGAGATTATGCACATGCGCCATAAATTCGATGTTGACACACGATTG GTTGAGGGGCTTGTTCTTGATCATGGTTCAAGACACCCTGACATGAAGCGACGTGCGGAAAATTGTCACATCCTGACTTGCAATGTGTCACTAGAGTATGAGAAGAG TGAAATTAATGCAGGATTTTTCTACTCGAATGCGGAACAGAGGGAAGCCATGGTTACTGCTGAGAGACGTTCTGTTGATGAAAGAGTTCAGAAAATTATTGAGCTGAAGAACAAG GTTTGTGCTGGTAATGATAACAGCTTTGTAATCATAAATCAAAAGGGTATTGATCCTCCGTCATTGGATCTTCTTGCTCGAGAAGGG ATAATCGCCCTTAGAAGAGCAAAGAGGAGGAACATGGAACGTTTGGTTTTGGCATGTGGTGGAGAAGCTGTGAACTCCGTTGATGACTTGACCCCTGAGTCTCTTGGTTGGGCTGGACTTGTTTATGAGCATGTTCTTGGAGAGGAAAAGTATACATTTGTCGAGCAAGTGAAGAATCCTCATTCATGTACTATCCTCATAAAAG gGCCTAACGACCACACTATTGCTCAAATTAAGGACGCTGTCCGTGATGGTTTAAGATCAGTTAAGAATACCTTAGAAGATGAGTGTGTCGTATTA GGAGCTGGAGCTTTTGAAGTTGCAGCGAGACAACACTTAATCAATGAAGTCAAGAAAACCGTTCAAGGG CGTGCTCAACTTGGTGTTGAAGCTTTTGCCAACGCCCTTCTCGTGGTACCCAAGACACTCGCCGAAAATGCTGGGCTTGACACTCAAGACGTTATCATTTCTCTAACG AGTGAGCATGACAAAGGAAACGTTGTAGGACTAAACCTACAGGATGGAGAACCCATAGACCCTCTGCTTGCTGGAATTTTCGACAATTACTCAGTGAAACGCCAACTTATCAATTCAGG GCCGGTCATTGCTTCGCAGTTGCTATTAGTGGATGAAGTGATTCGTGCAGGAAGAAATATGAGGAAGCCTACTTAA
- the LOC104776451 gene encoding 40S ribosomal protein S7-2, with protein MFSAQNKIHKDKGVAPTEFEEQVAQAFFDLENTNQELKSELKDLYINQAVQMDISGNRKAVVIYVPFRLRKAFRKIHLRLVRELEKKFSGKDVVFVATRRIMRPPKKGSAVQRPRNRTLTSVHEAMLEDVAYPAEIVGKRTRYRLDGTKVTKVYLDIKQKNDTEYKLETMIGVYRKLTGRDVVFEYPVTEA; from the exons ATGTTTTCCGCTCAGAACAAGATCCATAAGGATAAGGGTGTGGCACCAACAGAGTTTGAAGAACAAGTTGCTCAG GCTTTCTTTGACTTGGAGAATACCAACCAGGAACTGAAAAGCGAGTTGAAAGATCTCTACATCAACCAAGCAGT TCAGATGGATATTTCTGGCAATCGCAAGGCTGTTGTGATCTATGTTCCATTCAGATTGAGGAAAGCTTTCCGTAAGATTCATCTCCGTCTTGTCAGAGAGCTTGAGAAGAAGTTCAGTGGAAAGGATGTCGTCTTTGTTGCTACCAGAAGAATCATGCGTCCCCCTAAGAAAGGCTCAGCTGTTCAGAGACCACGCAACAGAACTCTTACTTCTGTTCATGAAGCTATGCTCGAGGATGTCGCTTACCCTGCTGAGATTGTAGGAAAGCGAACCAGATACCGTCTTGATGGCACCAAGGTCACCAAG GTCTATTTGGACATTAAGCAGAAGAACGACACTGAGTACAAGCTGGAGACAATGATTGGCGTGTACAGGAAACTTACAGGAAGAGATGTCGTTTTCGAGTACCCAGTCACTGAAGCTTGA
- the LOC104776610 gene encoding mannose-6-phosphate isomerase 1: MEIVTVVKANGGCEADRRRLRRLRCSVKDYDWGKIGSDSLVYRVYAANSDDQIDPTRPYAELWMGTHESGPSYLEDADGSNGVTLRSWIAENPKSLGNRVLEKWGCDLPFLFKVLSVARALSIQAHPDKKLAKKMHKAHPNLYKDDNHKPEMALAYTQFEALCGFIPLQELKSVIRAIPEIEELVGSEEANQVFCISEHDEEKLKSVVRTIFTLLMSADPDTTKKIVFKLKRRLHMESQERQLTDKERLVLKLEKQYPNDIGVISAFFFNYVKLNPGEALYLGANEPHAYLFGECIEVMATSDNVVRAGLTSKPLDIQSLCSMLSYKLGYPEILKGSRIRPYITRYLPPFEEFEVDLCDLPSGASTVFPSVPGPSLLLVLQGEGRMSTEASADGISVGDVLFVPADTEIHLRSSSDLKLYRAGVNSRFLYSL; encoded by the exons ATGGAGATCGTAACTGTCGTTAAGGCTAATGGCGGTTGTGAAGCGGATCGACGAAGGCTTCGCCGATTGAGATGCTCCGTTAAGGATTACGATTGGGGTAAAATTGGATCGGATTCACTCGTTTACAGGGTTTATGCGGCCAACTCTGATGACCAGATCGATCCCACACGACCTTACGCTGAGCTTTGGATGGGGACTCACGAGTCTGGTCCGAGTTACTTGGAGGATGCTGATGGATCCAATGGCGTGACCCTCAGATCGTGGATTGccgaaaaccctaaatcactCGGTAATAGGGTTTTGGAGAAATGGGGTTGCGATCTCCCCTTTCTCTTCAAG GTGTTGTCGGTGGCAAGGGCTTTGTCGATTCAAGCACATCCTGATAAGAAATTAGCAAAGAAAATGCACAAAGCTCATCCTAATCTTTATAAAGACGACAATCACAAACCAGAAATGGCTTTGGCCTATACCCAATTCGAGGCTCTCTGTGGGTTTATTCCTCTTCAG GAGCTTAAGAGTGTCATTCGGGCTATTCCAGAGATTGAAGAACTTGTTGGGAGTGAAGAAGCAAACCAAGTGTTCTGCATCAGTGAACATGATGAGGAAAAATTGAAATCTGTTGTCCGAACAATCTTCACCCTACTAATGTCTGCAGATCCCGATACAACCAAGAAAATCGTATTCAAACTAAAACGCCGTCTGCATATGGAGAGTCAG GAACGCCAACTGACAGACAAGGAACGACTTGTTCTGAAGCTAGAGAAGCAATATCCGAATGATATTGGAGTCATATCTGCATTCTTCTTCAACTATGTGAAGCTCAATCCCGGCGAAGCCTTGTACCTCGGTGCAAACGAGCCCCATGCATATTTATTCGGTGAGTGCATTGAGGTCATGGCGACTTCAGACAATGTAGTAAGAGCTGGCCTCACTTCCAAGCCTCTGGATATTCAATCACTTTGTTCCATGCTCTCATATAAACTG GGATATCCTGAAATTCTAAAGGGATCAAGGATTCGACCGTACATCACAAGATACCTCCCGCCTTTCGAAGAGTTTGAAGTTGATCTGTGTGATCTTCCCTCTGGAGCCTCCACAGTGTTTCCCTCTGTTCCAGGCCCCTCTCTTCTGCTTGTACTCCAAGGTGAAGGGAGAATGTCTACAGAAGCTTCAGCAGATGGGATTTCAGTGGGAGATGTTTTATTTGTGCCTGCAGATACCGAGATTCACTTGAGGTCTTCATCCGACTTGAAGTTGTACAGAGCAGGAGTGAATAGTAGGTTTTTGTATTCTCTATAG
- the LOC104775989 gene encoding 14-3-3-like protein GF14 nu yields MSSLREENVYLAKLAEQAERYEEMVEFMEKVAKTVDTDELTMEERNLLSVAYKNVIGARRASWRIISSIEQKEESRGNDDHVSIIKDYRGKIETELNKICDGILNLLDSHLVPTASLAESKVFYLKMKGDYHRYLAEFKTGADRKESAESTLVAYKSAQDIALAELAPTHPIRLGLALNFSVFYYEILSSPDRACSLAKQAFDEAISELDTLGEESYKDSTLIMQLLRDNLTLWTSDINDEVGGDEIKEASKHEPEEGKPAETGQ; encoded by the exons ATGTCGTCTTTGCGGGAAGAGAATGTGTACTTAGCCAAGTTAGCTGAGCAAGCTGAACGTTATGAGGAAATGGTTGAGTTCATGGAGAAAGTCGCAAAGACTGTTGACACCGATGAGCTTACTATGGAAGAGAGAAACCTCTTGTCTGTTGCTTACAAGAACGTTATTGGTGCTAGGAGAGCTTCCTGGAGGATCATATCTTCCATTGAACAGAAGGAAGAAAGCAGAGGCAACGATGATCATGTTTCGATTATCAAAGACTACAGAGGAAAGATCGAAACCGAACTCAACAAAATCTGTGATGGAATATTGAATCTTTTGGATTCTCACCTTGTTCCAACTGCATCTTTGGCTGAGTCCAAAGTCTTTTACCTCAAAATGAAAGGTGATTACCACAGATACCTTGCTGAGTTTAAGACTGGAGCTGATCGGAAGGAATCTGCAGAGAGCACCCTTGTTGCTTACAAGTCAGCTCAG GATATTGCACTTGCTGAGTTAGCTCCTACTCATCCGATTAGACTGGGACTTGCTCTTAACTTCTCTGTCTTCTACTATGAGATTCTCAGCTCACCTGATCGTGCTTGCAGTCTTGCAAAACAG GCTTTTGATGAGGCCATTTCTGAGCTGGATACATTAGGAGAAGAATCATACAAAGACAGTACACTGATAATGCAACTTCTCCGTGACAATTTGACCCTCTGGACTTCTGACATCAAT GATGAGGTGGGTGGTGATGAGATCAAGGAGGCGTCAAAACATGAGCCGGAAGAGGGGAAACCAGCAGAGACAGGGCAGTGA
- the LOC104776267 gene encoding LOB domain-containing protein 41, translating into MRMSCNGCRVLRKGCSEDCSIRPCLSWIKSPEAQANATVFLAKFYGRAGLMNLINAGPDHLRPGIFRSLLHEACGRIVNPIYGSVGLLWSGNWQLCQDAVDAVMKGESITEIATDAATIGQGPPLKSYDIRHNSKDDNSAAAAATGSTDLKRGKTRRAKRVAALEKQAESEGKSGGGEASHESSLSHQSEVVAAHEGESKESESNASEVLAFSPPAAQGSGEVKLDLTLGLEPVSRAYDVVPVKKRRIGVFGTCQKESTCKTELML; encoded by the exons ATGCGGATGAGCTGTAATGGATGCAGAGTTCTTCGAAAAGGGTGTAGTGAGGATTGTAGTATAAGACCGTGTTTGTCTTGGATCAAATCCCCTGAAGCCCAAGCTAACGCTACCGTCTTTCTCGCCAAGTTCTATGGCCGTGCTGGACTCATGAACCTCATTAACGCCGGTCCCGATCACCTTCGTCCTG gGATATTCCGATCGTTGTTGCACGAAGCTTGTGGAAGGATTGTGAATCCGATCTATGGTTCAGTGGGTTTGTTATGGTCGGGAAACTGGCAGCTTTGTCAAGACGCCGTGGATGCTGTGATGAAAGGGGAGTCTATCACTGAGATCGCCACAGACGCGGCGACGATCGGCCAAGGTCCGCCGCTTAAGAGCTACGACATCCGACATAACTCCAAAGATGACAACTCCGCCGCCGCTGCGGCTACTGGCTCAACCGATCTGAAACGAGGGAAAACTCGCCGGGCTAAGAGGGTCGCGGCCCTTGAGAAACAGGCGGAATCGGAGGGAAAGTCCGGCGGCGGTGAGGCTAGTCACGAGTCGTCGTTGAGTCATCAGTCTGAAGTAGTGGCTGCTCATGAAGGAGAGAGCAAGGAATCTGAGAGCAATGCCTCTGAGGTTTTGGCATTTTCGCCGCCGGCTGCTCAGGGCTCCGGCGAGGTTAAGCTCGACCTAACTCTTGGGCTTGAGCCGGTGTCACGTGCGTATGACGTGGTACCtgtgaagaagagaaggatcgGCGTGTTTGGCACGTGTCAGAAGGAGAGCACGTGTAAGACTGAGCTTATGCTCTGA
- the LOC104776707 gene encoding delta(7)-sterol-C5(6)-desaturase 1 isoform X2: MKSVTSSLHYYFGIYVTECLYAIPTMKAMRLQMFVAMKSMPWYTLLPTVSEYMIEHGWTKCYSRLGEFGWILYFVYIAIYLVFVEFGIYWMHRELHDIKPLYKLLHATHHIYNKQNTLSPFAGLAFHPVDGILQAIPHVIALFIVPIHFTTHIGLLFIEAIWTANIHDCIHGNIWPIMGAGYHTIHHTTYKHNYGHYTIWMDWMFGSLKDPLLEEDDNKDGSKKAK, translated from the exons ATGAAAAGTGTTACATCTTCTCTACATTATTACTTTGGCATATATGTCACGGAGTGTTTAT ATGCCATTCCTACAATGAAGGCTATGCGTTTGCAAATGTTTGTGGCAATGAAGTCTATGCCTTGGTACACTCTTCTTCCAACTGTCTCTGAGTATATGATTGAGCATGGTTGGACCAAATGCTACTCTAGACTAGGAGAATTCGGCTGGATCCTCTATTTTGTTTACATTGCCATCTATCTTGTTTTCGTTGAGTTTGGTATTTATTGGATGCACAGAGAGCTTCATGACATTAAGCCTCTTTATAAGCTTCTCCATGCCACCCATCATATCTACAACAAGCAAAATACACTCTCTCCTTTTGCCG ggcTTGCGTTTCACCCAGTAGACGGGATACTTCAGGCTATACCGCATGTGATAGCGCTGTTTATAGTGCCAATTCATTTCACAACCCATATAGGTCTTTTGTTCATAGAAGCTATATGGACAGCGAACATCCATGACTGCATCCACGGAAACATCTGGCCTATAATGGGTGCAGGATACCATACGATACACCACACGACATACAAGCATAATTATGGTCATTATACCATATGGATGGATTGGATGTTTGGCTCTCTTAAAGATCCTCTCttagaagaagatgacaacAAAGACGGCTCCAAGAAAGCAAAGTGA
- the LOC104776707 gene encoding delta(7)-sterol-C5(6)-desaturase 1 isoform X1, with protein sequence MAAVENAYLMQFVDETSFYNRIVLSHLLPANLWEPLPHFPQTWLRNFLAGTLLYFISGFLWCFYIYYLKINVYLPKDAIPTMKAMRLQMFVAMKSMPWYTLLPTVSEYMIEHGWTKCYSRLGEFGWILYFVYIAIYLVFVEFGIYWMHRELHDIKPLYKLLHATHHIYNKQNTLSPFAGLAFHPVDGILQAIPHVIALFIVPIHFTTHIGLLFIEAIWTANIHDCIHGNIWPIMGAGYHTIHHTTYKHNYGHYTIWMDWMFGSLKDPLLEEDDNKDGSKKAK encoded by the exons ATGGCGGCGGTGGAGAATGCGTATCTGATGCAGTTTGTGGACGAAACCTCTTTTTACAACCGGATCGTTTTGAGCCATCTTTTGCCGGCGAATCTTTGGGAACCTTTGCCTCATTTTCCCCAGACGTGGCTCCGTAATTTCCTCGCCGGAACCCTACTCTACTTCATCTCTGGTTTTCTCTGGTGCTTCTACATCTATTACCTTAAAATCAACGTCTACCTTCCCAAAG ATGCCATTCCTACAATGAAGGCTATGCGTTTGCAAATGTTTGTGGCAATGAAGTCTATGCCTTGGTACACTCTTCTTCCAACTGTCTCTGAGTATATGATTGAGCATGGTTGGACCAAATGCTACTCTAGACTAGGAGAATTCGGCTGGATCCTCTATTTTGTTTACATTGCCATCTATCTTGTTTTCGTTGAGTTTGGTATTTATTGGATGCACAGAGAGCTTCATGACATTAAGCCTCTTTATAAGCTTCTCCATGCCACCCATCATATCTACAACAAGCAAAATACACTCTCTCCTTTTGCCG ggcTTGCGTTTCACCCAGTAGACGGGATACTTCAGGCTATACCGCATGTGATAGCGCTGTTTATAGTGCCAATTCATTTCACAACCCATATAGGTCTTTTGTTCATAGAAGCTATATGGACAGCGAACATCCATGACTGCATCCACGGAAACATCTGGCCTATAATGGGTGCAGGATACCATACGATACACCACACGACATACAAGCATAATTATGGTCATTATACCATATGGATGGATTGGATGTTTGGCTCTCTTAAAGATCCTCTCttagaagaagatgacaacAAAGACGGCTCCAAGAAAGCAAAGTGA
- the LOC109132900 gene encoding F-box protein DOR-like produces MKSRRLNVSEDPRTILGKHSRVPTSNSTNALENSEVPVPIDVMMDIFSRLSAKSIARCSCVSKLWFSILRLPYFTELCLTKSSARPKLLFACVRHRELIVFLTPQPQHSYERSSRLAATFHMKIPCGDFCDIISPIHGLVFVRDVQKFKLVSVICNPTTRQTLTLPKPKTKKRLYISSYFGYDPMEKQFKVLLMTERDGISDEHQVLTLLGTKKLSWSMIECCIPHFPRFDGICINGVLYYRASVDIYSNMSMIVCFDVKSETFSFIKVMEPFINAVASGATLINYNGKLGSVLSEGRPYICGRDRRFEMWILKDSDKHEWSKFVYEMPPRWQHISERKVFRFIGVIGTTNEIVLSSSRPPDRCYVLYYSLERKTIIRVVEIQGMGAIKRNGVIMFLDHVEDVRLT; encoded by the coding sequence ATGAAATCGCGGCGGCTGAACGTCTCGGAGGATCCTCGAACCATCCTTGGAAAGCACTCACGAGTACCTACTTCAAACTCAACTAATGCTCTAGAAAACTCAGAAGTACCGGTCCCAATTGATGTCATGATGGACATATTCTCTAGATTATCGGCAAAATCTATAGCCAGATGTAGCTGCGTATCGAAGCTCTGGTTTTCCATACTTAGACTTCCCTATTTCACCGAGTTGTGCCTGACCAAATCTTCTGCTCGACCGAAGCTATTGTTCGCTTGCGTGAGACACAGAGAGCTGATCGTCTTCCTGACACCTCAGCCTCAACATTCATATGAGAGATCGTCTCGTTTAGCTGCCACTTTTCATATGAAAATTCCCTGCGGTGATTTTTGTGATATTATTAGTCCTATCCATGGCCTTGTCTTTGTTCGAGATGTGCAGAAGTTCAAGTTGGTCTCGGTGATATGTAACCCTACCACCAGACAAACCTTAACTTTACCGaaaccaaagacaaagaagagGTTATATATAAGTAGCTATTTTGGGTATGATCCGATGGAGAAACAATTCAAGGTACTTTTAATGACCGAAAGAGATGGGATTTCTGATGAGCATCAAGTTCTAACATTATTAGGAACTAAGAAACTTTCATGGAGCATGATCGAATGTTGCATACCTCATTTTCCTAGATTTGATGGGATATGCAttaatggtgttttgtattacCGAGCTTCTGTCGACATATATTCAAATATGTCTatgatagtttgctttgatgttaagTCAGAGACGTTCAGCTTTATCAAAGTTATGGAACCTTTCATCAATGCAGTGGCTAGTGGAGCAACTCTGATTAACTACAATGGTAAATTGGGTTCAGTTCTGTCGGAAGGGCGTCCTTACATTTGTGGAAGAGATAGACGGTTTGAGATGTGGATACTAAAAGACTCTGATAAACACGAATGGTCCAAGTTTGTTTACGAAATGCCTCCTCGGTGGCAGCATATAAGCGAACGTAAAGTTTTTCGTTTTATTGGGGTCATTGGTACTACAAATGAAATTGTGTTGTCGTCGAGTCGTCCGCCCGACCGTTGCTATGTTTTATACTACAGTTTGGAGAGGAAAACTATCATCAGAGTAGTTGAAATCCAAGGGATGGGAGCGATTAAGAGAAATGGGGTTATTATGTTTTTAGACCATGTAGAGGACGTGAGACTTACGTAA
- the LOC104776363 gene encoding uncharacterized protein LOC104776363 produces the protein MSYQIRRSSVDKSGSRMNHCNLQQNAFIMTRDESRHFVSSIFCDPMDSLVCPKPRRPNNVVRPLRLHYSQSGAADACDSKAGEDLLDIIRRKEESGSFVASSHPFFLGSPPSRAANPLTQDARFGDEKLNPISPSLSPLLSSTSRFKGGGCGRVKYGVKPATVRVEGFDCLNRDRQNSSIPAMA, from the exons ATGAGTTATCAG ATTAGGCGTTCTTCTGTGGATAAAAGTGGTTCGAGGATGAATCATTGTAACCTTCAGCAGAACGCCTTCATCATGACTCGTGACGAATCCAgacattttgtttcttctatcttttGTGATCCAATGGACTCTCTTGTTTGTCCTAAGCCCCGTCGCCCCAACAACGTTGTTCGTCCCCTTAGGTTACATTATAG TCAATCAGGAGCAGCTGATGCATGTGATTCTAAAGCCGGGGAAGATCTTTTGGACATAATTCGTAGAaag GAAGAATCAGGATCGTTTGTAGCTTCATCACACCCATTTTTTCTTGGCTCTCCCCCGAGCAGAGCAGCGAACCCTTTAACTCAAGATGCACGCTTTGGAGATGAGAAACTCAATCCTATCTCACCCTCACTCTCCCCTCTTCTTTCATCTACATCTCGTTTCAAAGGAGGAGGTTGTGGTAGAGTGAAGTATGGGGTGAAACCAGCAACTGTTAGAGTAGAAGGATTTGATTGCTTGAACAGAGACCGCCAAAACTCAAGCATCCCTGCCATGgcctag
- the LOC104776180 gene encoding ubiquitin receptor RAD23c-like yields the protein MKIFVKTLKGTHFEIEVKPEDSVADVKKNIETVQGADVYPAAKLMLIHQGKVLKDETTIEENKVAENSFIVIMMAKSKPASTGASSASAGTPLAKSISPSTSQPSVSTQTAASVATPVAPAPTRPPPPAPTPLPTPVPVAATETVTVPEPVPATIPASTPAPDSAPVGSQGDDVYGQAASNLAAGSNLDSTIQQILDMGGGTWDRDTVVHALRAAFNNPERAVEYLYSGIPEQAEVPTVFRAPASGGQPANPSTQTQQPAAAPASGPNANPLDLFPQGLPNVGGNPGAGTLDFLRNSQQFQALRAMVQANPQVLQPMLQELGKQNPNLMRLIQDHQADFLRLINEPVEGGGESGNILGQLAAEMPQPQAIQVTPEEREAIERLEAMGFERALVLEVFFACNKNEELAANYLLDHMHEFEE from the exons ATGAAGATATTTGTGAAAACTCTCAAGGGGACTCACTTCGAGATCGAAGTCAAACCCGAGGATTCG GTCGCTGATGTGAAGAAGAACATCGAGACTGTACAGGGCGCAGATGTATATCCTGCTGCAAAACTGATGCTTATTCACCAAGGTAAAGTTCTTAAAGATGAGACAACAATTGAGGAGAACAAAGTTGCTGAGAACAGTTTTATCGTCATTATGATGGCCAAG AGTAAACCTGCTTCAACTGGAGCATCTAGTGCATCTGCTGGCACACCGCTG GCCAAGTCGATATCTCCCTCAACATCACAGCCTTCAGTTTCTACTCAGACTGCGGCTTCTGTAGCAAC ACCAGTGGCCCCTGCACCGACACGTCCGCCACCACCTGCACCGACACCGCTGCCTACACCTGTACCTGTAGCTGCAACTGAAACTGTGACTGTACCTGAACCTGTGCCCGCTACTATACCCGCAAGCACTCCTGCACCAGACTCAGCTCCTGTGGG AAGTCAAGGTGATGATGTTTACGGACAAGCAGCATCGAATCTAGCCGCTGGAAGTAATTTAGACAGTACCATTCAGCAAATTCTTGACATGGGTGGAGGAACCTGGGATCGTGACACTGTTGTTCATGCACTCCGTGCTGCATTTAATAATCCTGAAAGAGCTGTGGAATATCTTTACTCT GGGATCCCTGAGCAAGCTGAAGTTCCAACAGTTTTCCGTGCTCCAGCTAGTGGTGGACAGCCAGCAAATCCTTCAACACAGACTCAGCAACCCGCAGCAGCACCCGCAAGTGGCCCTAATGCAAATCCGTTAGATCTCTTCCCACAG GGCTTGCCAAATGTTGGCGGAAATCCTGGTGCCGGAACACTTGACTTCCTGCGCAACAGCCAACAG TTCCAAGCTCTGCGAGCAATGGTGCAAGCAAACCCTCAAGTTCTGCAG CCTATGCTTCAGGAACTGGGAAAGCAAAACCCAAACTTGATGCGGTTGATTCAAGATCACCAGGCTGACTTCTTACGCTTAATAAATGAACCTGTTGAAGGAGGGGGTGAGAG TGGCAATATCCTTGGCCAATTGGCGGCGGAGATGCCACAGCCACAAGCGATTCAAGTCACACCTGAGGAACGCGAAGCAATTGAACGG CTTGAAGCAATGGGATTCGAGAGAGCACTGGTATTGGAAGTGTTTTTTGCGTGCAACAAGAACGAAGAGTTGGCTGCAAACTATCTTTTAGATCACATGCATGAGTTCGAGGAATAA